Part of the Aquimarina sp. MAR_2010_214 genome is shown below.
AGAAACGGGTGCTGGTCAACATGGAGTGGCTACAGCTACAGTATGTGCACTTATGGGTATCAAATGTATTGTTTATATGGGTGAGATTGACATCAAACGACAAGCACCTAATGTAGCGCGAATGAAAATGCTTGGCGCCGAGGTAAGACCTGCTAAATCAGGAAGCAAAACTCTTAAAGATGCCACCAACGAAGCTATACGAGATTGGATCAATAATCCTGTCGACACACATTATATCATTGGCTCTGCTATAGGACCTCATCCTTACCCTGATATGGTAACACGGTTTCAATCTATAATCTCAGAAGAAATCAAGTGGCAGTTAAAAGAAAAAGAAGGAAGAGAGCATCCTGATTATGTAGTAGCATGTATTGGTGGTGGTAGTAATGCTGCAGGGACATATTATCATTTTTTAGAAGAACCAAGTGTTGGAATTATTGCTGTAGAAGCTGCCGGAAAAGGAGTACATAGTGGCGAGAGTGCAGCTACTTCTCAATTAGGAAAAGAAGGAATCATTCACGGGTGTAAAACCTTGTTAATGCAAACCCCAGATGGGCAAATTACAGAGCCTTATTCTATTTCTGCAGGACTGGATTACCCAGGTGTTGGGCCACTACATGCTCACCTATATAAAACTGCACGAGGAGAGTTTTATTCTGTAACCGATGATGATGCCATGGCTGCCGGATTAGAATTATCGCAATTAGAAGGAATTATTCCTGCAATAGAATCTTCGCATGCCCTGGCAATTTTTAACGATAAAAAATTCAG
Proteins encoded:
- the trpB gene encoding tryptophan synthase subunit beta encodes the protein MNYQANEKGYYGDFGGAYIPEMLYPNVEELRTTYLDIMNEPSFKEEFDQLLKDYVGRPSPLYFAKRLSEKHNTKVYLKREDLNHTGAHKVNNTIGQILVAKRLGKNRIIAETGAGQHGVATATVCALMGIKCIVYMGEIDIKRQAPNVARMKMLGAEVRPAKSGSKTLKDATNEAIRDWINNPVDTHYIIGSAIGPHPYPDMVTRFQSIISEEIKWQLKEKEGREHPDYVVACIGGGSNAAGTYYHFLEEPSVGIIAVEAAGKGVHSGESAATSQLGKEGIIHGCKTLLMQTPDGQITEPYSISAGLDYPGVGPLHAHLYKTARGEFYSVTDDDAMAAGLELSQLEGIIPAIESSHALAIFNDKKFRPEDIVVISLSGRGDKDLDTYIGYFKL